In Nicotiana tabacum cultivar K326 chromosome 17, ASM71507v2, whole genome shotgun sequence, one DNA window encodes the following:
- the LOC107794235 gene encoding uncharacterized protein LOC107794235 → MAPSTNSLILSLKVVLISIGAVSLAMLLKASIPFVFYELPTIWSAVIAWLKPPYLYVVINGIIIIIAATSRSSNHKESSSSDQFQPLITARTPPQSDLIEIAQSELHSVQSEVKEVLEAAVPLPVNVPQVLVVNGSSVVDMNPEDESVNDEPVDSDAIVVLKSVVAPLPETETEAELLLLKATTEKPLVSSRFGNRKPPVKTSPEGLKALRVARSKKPETLENTWKMITEGRHVPLTRHLKKSDTFQDHRRHVKVDATEENENSTTFQPPPQQQRHVLKSETFKDRTNYDSPASPSPSATKLLKERSPSADELNRRVEAFIKKFNEDMRIQRQQSMQQYMEMINRGV, encoded by the exons ATGGCGCCGTCGACGAACAGTTTAATTCTATCGCTTAAGGTTGTACTAATATCAATTGGTGCAGTTTCCTTAGCGATGCTATTAAAAGCGTCCATTCCATTTGTTTTTTACGAACTCCCAACTATTTGGAGTGCGGTTATAGCTTGGCTTAAACCTCCGTACCTCTACGTTGTGATCAACGGAATTATCATCATCATCGCCGCCACTTCTCGTTCCTCGAACCATAAGGAGTCCAGCTCCAGCGATCAATTTCAGCCGTTGATTACTGCTAGAACACCTCCACAGTCAGATTTGATAGAGATTGCTCAGTCGGAGCTTCATTCAGTCCAAAGTGAAGTGAAGGAAGTGTTGGAGGCGGCCGTGCCGCTGCCGGTGAACGTACCGCAGGTGTTGGTGGTGAACGGCTCTAGTGTTGTGGATATGAATCCTGAAGATGAAAGTGTGAATGATGAGCCTGTTGACAGTGATGCAATTGTGGTTTTGAAATCTGTTGTGGCTCCGTTGCCGGAAACTGAAACTGAAGCTGAACTTCTTCTACTGAAGGCGACGACGGAGAAACCTCTGGTTTCTTCTAGGTTTGGTAACCGGAAACCGCCTGTGAAAACGAGTCCTGAAG GGCTGAAGGCACTGAGGGTGGCGAGGTCGAAAAAGCCAGAAACATTAGAGAACACATGGAAGATGATAACAGAGGGGCGTCACGTGCCACTCACGAGACACCTGAAGAAATCAGACACCTTTCAAGACCACAGACGTCACGTGAAGGTGGACGCAACGGAGGAAAACGAGAATTCCACCACCTTTCAACCGCCGCCGCAGCAGCAGAGGCACGTGCTTAAGTCGGAGACGTTTAAGGACCGAACAAACTACGACTCGCCCGCTTCGCCGTCTCCGTCGGCGACGAAGCTGCTGAAAGAGCGGTCGCCGAGTGCCGACGAGTTGAATCGGCGAGTGGAGGCGTTTATTAAGAAGTTCAATGAAGATATGAGAATACAGAGACAACAGTCTATGCAGCAATACATGGAGATGATTAACCGTGGCGTCTAA